Proteins found in one Oribacterium sp. oral taxon 102 genomic segment:
- the flhB gene encoding flagellar biosynthesis protein FlhB — MAGEEKTEAPTAKKRGDAKKEGNVFQSRDAVTVVMVFGMFTAIRWMLPYIYGDVGGFFIRICGLLETEQALSAQLFYSLLFLILRDVLPLLLLSALFAVLANGAQTRFNVSFTPLRPKLSRLSPASGLKRVFSMKNLVELLKNILKITILLVLLYTLLKEDVLRLARMLDTEVQNAAVLLLHMIYDLVIRVAGVFLLIAFFDYLYQRWQYEQDLRMTKQEVKDEFKQTEGNPEIKSRIRSLQRQRSQMRMMQQVPEADVIIRNPTHLAIALKYDPEKQAAPLVLAKGADILALRIVSVAGEHGIPAIENRELARAMYPVCEPGREIPAEFYGAVAEILVYIYRQQNREDLLR; from the coding sequence GTGGCAGGCGAGGAAAAAACCGAAGCCCCTACCGCGAAAAAGCGGGGGGACGCCAAGAAAGAGGGAAATGTTTTCCAGAGCCGGGATGCGGTGACGGTCGTGATGGTCTTCGGGATGTTTACGGCGATTCGCTGGATGCTGCCCTATATCTACGGAGATGTGGGGGGCTTTTTCATCCGTATCTGTGGTCTGCTCGAAACAGAGCAGGCACTCAGTGCTCAGCTTTTCTACAGCCTGCTCTTCCTGATCCTCAGGGATGTCCTGCCGCTCCTCCTGCTCTCGGCACTCTTCGCCGTGCTCGCGAACGGTGCGCAGACCCGCTTCAACGTCTCCTTTACCCCGCTCCGCCCGAAGCTTTCGCGGCTGAGCCCGGCGAGCGGACTGAAACGGGTTTTCTCTATGAAGAATCTTGTGGAGCTGCTGAAAAACATACTCAAGATCACGATCCTTCTGGTGCTGCTCTACACGCTCCTGAAGGAGGACGTCCTCAGGCTCGCGCGGATGCTGGACACGGAGGTGCAGAATGCGGCGGTATTGCTGCTTCATATGATCTATGATCTCGTGATCCGTGTGGCAGGCGTCTTCCTGCTGATTGCCTTTTTCGACTATCTCTACCAGAGATGGCAGTATGAGCAGGATCTCCGAATGACGAAGCAGGAGGTCAAGGATGAGTTCAAGCAGACGGAGGGAAATCCGGAGATCAAGAGCCGTATCCGCTCCCTGCAGAGACAGCGGTCGCAGATGCGGATGATGCAGCAGGTGCCGGAGGCGGATGTCATCATCCGAAATCCGACGCATCTCGCGATAGCACTGAAGTATGACCCGGAGAAGCAGGCGGCGCCCCTCGTGCTCGCGAAGGGCGCGGATATTCTCGCGCTTCGCATCGTCTCTGTTGCGGGGGAGCACGGCATCCCTGCGATCGAGAACCGAGAGCTGGCACGGGCGATGTATCCGGTGTGCGAGCCGGGAAGAGAGATTCCCGCGGAGTTCTACGGTGCGGTGGCGGAGATTCTCGTCTACATTTACCGACAGCAGAACCGGGAGGATCTGCTGAGATAG
- the fliR gene encoding flagellar biosynthetic protein FliR gives MFVLFCLIVMRMSGAIAFHPVLRVSGLPARFRAALVLMLSLMLYSYVGGRLPMEPETLLEFGLLLLRELYIGFCLGFGIELVFLTIRFATSIMDFSMGLNMAQVFDPSTNTQSTVTSGLFYSLLILLFFATDGHLHFLRLLFETAETIPLGTASLHIERVPGYMLEIFRSAVLAGLQIAFPIMGIELMTEVSLGILMRVIPQINIFVVNFQTKILVGLMMLFFLLNPLTDRMNRVLEQMNTVLRELLQLLR, from the coding sequence ATGTTTGTTCTTTTCTGTCTCATAGTGATGCGAATGAGCGGGGCGATTGCTTTTCATCCTGTTCTTAGAGTGAGCGGCTTACCTGCGCGCTTCCGGGCGGCGCTGGTGCTGATGCTCTCCCTGATGCTGTACAGCTATGTCGGAGGGCGGCTCCCTATGGAGCCGGAGACGCTTCTCGAATTCGGACTGCTGCTCCTCAGGGAGCTCTATATCGGCTTCTGCCTCGGCTTTGGCATAGAGCTCGTTTTTCTGACGATCCGCTTCGCAACCTCGATCATGGATTTCTCTATGGGACTCAATATGGCACAGGTATTCGATCCCTCGACCAATACGCAGTCTACGGTCACATCAGGGCTTTTCTACAGTCTGCTGATCCTGCTTTTTTTCGCGACGGATGGGCACCTGCACTTCCTTAGGCTCCTGTTCGAGACGGCGGAGACGATTCCGCTCGGGACGGCATCTCTCCATATAGAGAGGGTTCCGGGCTATATGCTGGAGATTTTCCGAAGCGCTGTCCTCGCGGGACTGCAGATCGCCTTTCCGATCATGGGGATAGAGCTGATGACGGAGGTATCGCTGGGTATACTGATGCGGGTCATCCCGCAGATCAATATCTTTGTCGTGAACTTTCAGACGAAGATTCTCGTCGGACTGATGATGCTCTTCTTCCTTCTGAATCCGCTGACAGACCGGATGAACCGTGTGCTGGAGCAGATGAACACAGTGCTTCGGGAACTGCTGCAGCTTCTGCGCTGA
- a CDS encoding flagellar biosynthetic protein FliQ produces MLDNVQILDIMNQTFMLALRTALPFLLVSMILGIVVAIFQAATSIQEQTLSFVPKLIAIIAMLTLLGGTLLRSIQDFFQNITSLIAGV; encoded by the coding sequence ATGCTGGACAATGTACAGATTCTGGATATTATGAATCAAACCTTTATGCTCGCACTTCGCACCGCGCTCCCCTTCCTTTTGGTGAGCATGATACTGGGGATTGTCGTGGCGATTTTTCAGGCAGCGACCTCGATTCAGGAGCAGACGCTCTCCTTCGTGCCGAAGCTGATCGCGATCATTGCGATGCTGACCCTGCTCGGAGGCACCCTGCTCCGGAGCATACAGGATTTTTTTCAGAATATCACCTCGCTGATCGCAGGCGTATAG